The Corylus avellana chromosome ca11, CavTom2PMs-1.0 genome contains the following window.
GAGTCTTTCTGGaagaaaatggataaagaaTGACTACTAATCATTGCCATAATTGCTGTAATATTTGAAGGGACAGCATGTAgctatttaattttctttgtgaACATTCTTGGAATGATTATCAAGTGAGAGCTGTACCACTTGCTGTTCATTAGAATTAAATAAGTGGCAATTGGGAATGCTGAATATGGGTATAGATGGCTGGCCCAAGTATCATAGATTACAATATTTTATCAAGGAAGGTCAAAATTTAGAACAGACTTCACAAGATACTCTGCAAGGCAGAAGTTTTTTCTGAAGTTGCTTTGGAAAGTACCCTCAAATGTACACACAATCaaatcatgcattttttttttcttttatttttctttccttggtCTAAATTAcacttgtgtgtgtgtgtgtccgTGAATGGGTGGGTTGGTGTGTGTTTCATGAGTTTGTGTCTTCTTATATCTGTACTCATTGAAGGTCCCTTTTGTGGCAGGTCTTAGATTTACCAGGAGGAAAGGTTGTGCTCACTCCTGAGATGAGGTTCATATCTGAATCCCCTGAAGAGAGGGCACAATGCTACCGGGTCCTTGATAATGATGGGCAGCTGATTATGTGcagcaattttaaaaaggtATTCCACCTTTACATATTCTCCTAATGAAGTCATTCTATTCTCTTCACACTTTTCTCTGTCGAAATAAATCCAACACAAGACTTTTATGTGCTAATAGGTCGGTGAGGAAATTGCTGTAAAAATGTACACTGACATGGTTACGCTGCAAACCATGGATGCTGTTTTCTATGAAGCACAAAGGCAAGGAAGAATTTCCTTTTATGCAACCACAATTGGAGAAGAGGCTATTAACATTGCATCGGCAGCAGCACTCACCACTGATGACCTTGTCTTCCCTCAGGTTACAAGCACATACATAGACATATGTACTTCTTTCACTATTCTTCTAATTGGCATATATTCATCAGAATTTCCATTCCCCTAGACATGAGCTGCATTGAGAATGATGCAAGAAGAAAAATTCTTATGCCATGCAGTATAGGGAACCAGGGGTTCTATTATGGCGTGGTTTCACACTACAAGAATTTGCAAACCAGTGTTTTGGAAACAAAGCTGATTATGGAAAAGGCAGGCAGATGCCTATCCATTATGGGTCTAACAAGCTCAACTACTTCACTGTATCAGCAACGATTGCGTAAGATATAAACTGTATACATGGTTGTTTTTTCACGAACTGGGGCAGAGCTAGAAATTCATGATTGGAGGGGAGGGGGGGGATGGCCGCTCCAACCATGTATGCAGCTCTGCTCTTGTTCACTTAGAACCCTTCTACACTATTTATGAAGAAATTGACAGCCATGAATTGAATTTCCTTCTATTTTGCAGTACACAACTTCCCCATGCAGTGGGTGCTGCATATTCTTTGAAGATGGACAGAAGAAACGCATGTGTAATCACTTATTTTGGTGATGGTGGCTCAAGCGAGGTGAAGATGTTATTACCATATAACTTAAGAGaaaccttttttctttatgaCTGGGCAGTTTGGACAGTATAATAAATGAAGCAATTGCATTTATCAGGCAATTCTTTTTATCTGCCTACTGTAATCAATTTTGGCTTTGACACCTTATTCTAGGTAAtgatttcaaatatttttgccATGACTTCATTCTAGAAGATCAAAGAATAGACACTGCTCTCAAGGCCATGACCTTATTAGCTGTCCAGGGGACCTATGAGTTCACTGACTCTGGcttttgattgtttattttgtggTTACATCAAATAACTTCAGGGAGATTTCCATGCTGCTTTGAATTTTGCGGCTGTTATGGAGGTCCCGGCTATATTTTTCTGCCGGAACAATGGCTGGGCCATTAGTACCCCTACTTCAGACCAGTTCCGAAGTACTCTTCCCTCTCATTGTGCCCTCTTATACCTTGAAATTCCATTAGAGAATCTTTTTAAATCCAGATACTAATCTGTTTGTGGTATTCTTTCATCGGCAGGTGACGGTGTTGTTGTTAGAGGCCGTGGTTATGGAGTTCGAAGCATTCGAGTAGATGGTAATGATGCTCTGGCCATTTATAGTGCGGTTCATGCTGCACGTGAAATGGCAATTAGTGAACACAGGCCAATCTTGATTGAGGtaaattaattatcatttttgtCGATTCATAGGACCTCTAAAAGGTTTAATCCTAAAACTAGATATCTCACATTCTGATGTTCAGTTCTATCTGTTTTGTTGACAGGCCATTACATATCGTGTGGGGCATCACTCCACTTCCGATGATTCCACCAAGTACCGTCCAGTTGATGAGATTGAATGGTGGAGATCGGCACGAGACCCAGTAGCTAGATTTAGAAAATGGATTGAAAGCAATGGTTGGTGGTGCAGTGAGGCTGAGTCAGAGCTAAGAAACAATGTGAGGGAGCAGGTAAAAATTATAGTGTCTTTAGACGACATTTCAAGGACCACAACTTTTTTGAGACTCACCATCATTTTTAGTTTCTCATGCCTTCTCAAATTAGAAATTTTTACCAGCAAGTGGTACCTATAGGAAGGAAGCAGCAAACGCTTGATTTACCTAAGAAGCTAGGAATGAGTATTGTGGTGGTCAAAACAGAAGTGTTCTGTTTGAGATTTAAAGCAAAGTGTTAGAATTACTGTtcaattaaaaaggaaaagaaaaaaataaagaaaatataaggataatgaaaaagagagaaggaaaaaaaaaagctttataaCTTGTGTTCTCAAAGTTCATAAGCCATTACAGTTACAACCCAGAACAAAAAATTACATTACAGTCAGCAACTCCTGGTCTTGGGGACCATTGTTAAATTGTGTAATACATTTTTTTGCAAGCTTCTAACGCACGATACTTTTCATACAGCTATTACATGCAATTCAAGTGgcagaaaaaattgagaaacccCCACTTGCCGAGCTTTTCATGGATGTTTATGATGTTCCCCCATCAAATCTTTGTGAGCAGGAGAAATTGCTGGGAGAGACTGTTAGAAGGAACCCACAGTATTACCCACCCGATGTTTCTCTTTAGATTAATATAAATGTGCATGTATAGGCAGCTAAGTTCATTCATAAAAGCTTGGACTTGTTTTCTAGCATCTGTTTTTCTATTAACCTAAAGGTTTGCCGCCTTTGTCAAGCACTCTACAGGCTTAAACAAGCTCCACAAGTTTGGTTTTCCAAGTTCAGTGGCACCGTTGCACAACTTGGTTTCACCTCCAACTCATACGACTCTGCCTTGTTCATCCAATGCATTGGTACTAGTATCATTCTCCTTTTTATTTAATGTGAATGACATAATTATCACTAGTCATAGTAGAATCTCTGAGTGTTAACATTCAGAGACGAAGGGAGGGGAGTGCCAGTATTGGCCATGGCCCTCCCTCCtcttttgaaatatatttagACAGAGTTTGGTTATGTGCACGTGGTTGTCTATTTATGCAGAAGGGGTTGAGTGTGCTGTAGAATCTCTTCCTGCTACACTCTCAATGTCCTGTTTGAGTCGTGGAGTCCGTAGTCTGTACTAGGCAGCTCAGGAAGCTAGCCAGGCAAATTGCTCAAAGATGCAGAAGACAATAGTTTCCTTTACTACATATTGTTTGAACTATTCATTAATTTTCGTTGCATGGATAGAGTGCTAGATAATTTTTAAGGAAACATCATCATTTGGATTTTAAGACTTGAGTTTGTGAATCGAACCggcttctctctttttctaaagAGAGAAGCTCCCCCTTCTGTAAGAGTAAAAGCTCTTTCCACCTTGTGAGGCCTTTGGGAGAGGAGTGATGgactctttttctttcctcctCCCCTCTTCTTCCCTCTCTGATCTCCTTCCTTCTCTTTtcggttttcttttttttttcttttttttctttttttctgttgtGTTTCTGTTCAGATCAGTAGATCCAACCTTCTCCATAATCCGCACTCAGCCTTCACCCCGCCTCCTCGCCTCCTCTAGTCTACCACCATGATGTGCCTATACTCCTCGGAATTGATTGGGgtttttagatctagttttttcaaaaccaccATGCATTTACTGTTTCAGCTTCCTTCTGATGGTTGTTGCAGTTTGTTAGTAAGAGTTCAAATAGGTTCGCCTTAATCTGTGtctatttttcttctataattGCTTTATGCGGCCTTATTGAGAGGACCAAGTCACATATTTGTCCAATTTCTTACCATGTGTATGTATTTTTGCACTGTTATTTGTCTCATTTCCTCTAGCCCagagtttctaattttttgacaTTAAACTCGGATTTATGGTTCATTTTCAatccaagacccatttctatcaatttttcaaatggatttttttttttttttttttctagttataCCCTTctagtttctctctcttctctcttctctcccctttctttctctgtctTCTCTCAACTGACCATAGCTATGGCTCTTGAGTTTTATGGTGGAGGTGGGTATGAAGGGCAAGGTTAACCACTATGGCTATGGTGGTTGCTTGAGAGGAAAggaaaagggagagagagagagagagagagagagatattgggAGTGTAtgggaagaaaaataaaaaggctaaTTACATTTATTCTCTTTAACTATCATCATTTGTTCCCAAAATGCTTTAAATcttctattttaatatatttttcgtTTATGCTTTGGCCATTTCAATAAAACAATTTGGCTCCATCCCTGGTATAACATTTACGCCAAAGCCAACACAACGATATTTTCCTTACAAATATGGAGTAAAAATGTGGGTGTTAGTCTTTTTTTCTATGtaaaatagaatacaaagaagaaacaaaaattatgaAGGTGAATCCTTTCTGGACTAGAGAAGCTGAGAATGCTTCGGCGTGATCAGTGGAAGTAATTTGTGCTCCTGTGCCCTTGTCCTACGTCCAACAAGTAAAGGTTGGAAAAGTAACACTATTTAGTATACTCCTAGAGCACTAGTAGCAGTCtcatcaaaactatttttttggttattttggtgagttaATTTGGTGAAAATGCTTAAAATTCTCATTTTCAGCCTCAACAATttgataggaaaaaaaaaaaaaaaattggtgattGAACAGTACTTAATAGTGAGTGTTGTTCGCTCACCAActcaataaaaaatgatttctctccttttttcttttccgttTCTCTCCTCTAATATagttagaaaaagaataaataaatttttttaaaaataatatttaaatagaatagtgaaagtgtattgttaaaatagtgaggctacTAGTGGTACTTAAAGtgggtagttaaaatagagaaaaatgtactTTAGGTTATTTTGGTGATGCTACTATTAATGCTATTACACAACCATTATATAACTAGAATGATGTATCAATAAAAATCAACtcttcaatattattttttttttattttttttttttacaaatgcATATCATTATATCAAATAGCTGATTTTTACTGTtgcatcatcaagttgtatgacagtTATATAACAGtgtactaaataacattactcggGGTAGGAATAGTGAAAAAGATCCTACAATGGATAGTGAAAGACTAAGATAACTTTGAGGGAGGTAGATCTGATTTTGAGACTTCTTGTACTGCTAGTTGAGCATCTTGGGCCTTGCCTACGATCTAGCAAAAACAAggatcatctcaatttcaaatggaaTGGATAGCATCCATTTAATGAACATGATTTAAAGTTTATGCATCAAATAGTGTACATGATTTCACATTATTTCAATTCTTTTAACAGATGTGTCAATATTGACTTCATATACACCGTTGGATACACtaactttaaattttgattatgaaatagagaggatcatCGTCCAACAAGTGTAGGTGTCACTAAACATACATGTTAGAAAAAGCACAATAGACATGCATATCCCTAAACACCCCCTCACTGCGGTCCAATCTCTTTTGAGTTAAATTCATAGTTACGTCCCTAAAACTTAGAAGAATAATCATGTAACCAAAACTATCAGAGTGATTCACTTGCTGAAGCTATATGGAAACCATAGACAAAAGgaatttattggattttaaaaCTATCACACCTTAAATAATTAGGAAAGGTGCTATATCACATCATGCTTTCTATGGTTAATCTCATATGATAAGTTTCCATTTTATTCATAATATTACCTTTTTAGGGATAATTGCCATTTTATCTGGAGCGGAAAATGATCAAGTAGCAATTCAATGCTTGAAAGCTACTAGGTTTATGTTTTcaatttaggctccgtttatttcgatgtaaaatgattttcttcgtaaaatatttttagaaaagtcatttttcctgaaaatattttccgtcgaaaacattttacggcgtttaccttgtacacggaaaataatttttttttttaatatcttttttttatatatatattttccaataaggtcctcGCTGAGACCTGCACGAGACTTGTTTGAGACCCCGCAGGGACCTGCTCGGGATCTCGCCGGAACTTAACCGGGACTTGTCCGAGACCTCGCTAGGACCTACttaggacttgactgggacccgcccgggacttgcctgggaccttgccgggactcgcccaagacttgatcgggacccacccgggacttgcccgggacccggccgggacccacccaggacttgacctggacttgaccaggaccccaCTGAGACTTGATTGGGACTCGCCTGGGACGTGCCCGGGACCCTCCCGAGACTTACCCGGGACCCCACCggaacccgcccgggacttgaccgtgACCCCGACGGGACTCGCCCAGGTAAGTCCCTAGCGGGTCTTAGGTAGGTCTGGTCAACTCTCGGGCGGGTCTGGCGAGGTCCcaagcaagtcccgggcgggtctcggtcaagtcccgattAGGTCCCGCGCAGGTTCGGttaagtcccgagcgggtctcggtcaagtccagggcaggtcccgggcaagtccccgGCAAGTCCCAAtcaggtcccgggcgagtcccagtcaagtctcaggcaagtcccaggtgggtcccgggcaggtcctgggcgggCCCAGGTCAAGTCCCGGGAGGGTCCCGGTCAGATCCTGGGCGgctcccgggcaagtcccggttaggtcctgggcgggtcctgggCAAATCCCTGTCAAGTCTAGGGCAAGTCCTGCCGaggtcctaggcaagtcccgggcaggtctcgatcaggtcctgggtgggtctcggtcaagtcttgggcaggtctcggtcaagtcccaagtaggtcccaggcgggtcccggtcaagtcccgagcgggtcccagtcaggtcccggtcaagtcttgggcaggtcttgatcaggtcccgggcaggtcccagtcaagtcccgggagggtcccgggcaagtcccggttaggtcctgggtaagtctcgggcaggtcccgccGGGGTCCCTggcaggtcctgggcgggtcctggtcaggtcccgggcaggtcccgagggagtcccgggcaggtcccgagcgggtcccgggCGAGTTccgggcaggtcccgagcgggtcccgggcaagtcccggttaggtccatggcgggtcccggtcaagtcccagcgaAGTtttgggcgggtcttggcaaggtccatcgatttaagaataagatgctcatagtcggaaaatggtttacggtttcaaaccattttccgaaaattaaagaagaatttttggtcaaaaggaaaatattttccgttgaccactattttatgtcgaagtaaacaccgtaaaatatgaaaatcattttctaaaaaccattttacgtcgaagtgaACGAAGCcttagtgtttttgtttttttttttttcaaattagttAGATGTATAAACTTCAGTTGTGTTACAATTTGCATATGTAAACCTATTTTGCATTTAGTTAGATGTATAAACTTCAGTGATGTTACAATTTGAACTCTAGTTTTCTGAATTTAaatctattttaaatttgagatctTCGTCTTTTCCATTACATAGATAACAGAAATGGTCGTAGAAATATAATTACctccatcaaataaaaaatatttctgaaaagagtaatattaaaacctacatttttatcccacagtACCAGTCACAACCAACTCTTAAACCAGtaatcaatcattgttaaaaaaaattcaaatatcgATCGAAACTATCACGTCAGCATTATGAAATAATAACCACCCCCTCATAGGGTTGGCTCAAGCACGAGCCACTCCTTTAATGTGGTGACCGCTAACTACCACCGCTTTCTTTTTTACAATTGTATTTATCTAaagatataataatattttcacaTAAATGTAATTTCTATTATTTAGCATTAAGGGAAATTTCgagtttaaaataaataaaactcaagTCCCGGCtctattaaattgaaaatttaaatcttaaaagtcaaaatgacaaagaaaaaacacaagagGTTCCCTAATTACTATGTATTGAATCGGAGAAAGCAATGGAGCCAAATGATTGGGAGTACTCAACTAGTAATTTACCACATGCAACCAAGCCAACAGGAAGTTTCATATCGGCCACCATCTTTAGCCCAAAACATGGCATGCCTAATGATTGTTCAACTTTAGCAAATGCTCAATTATTTTGCCCATTCCATATTCATAAACAAAGTTGAGGACACAGCACTAGCCTCCTCCACATAAAATGCCCTATGTGGCTTCATGAACAGTGGCTGACATCCATTAACTTCCACCTTTTGAACTCTCACAAGCTCATACTACATGTATTTTGGTGCAGATTGTGCTTAAGCATTTTGTTTTGCTCTCTTCATCAGCTCGATGAATTCCCCAAAAGCTGTAGCAATAATACCTTGTGTCAATATTGTGATGGGAGTAACCTCATACTATATGTATGCACATGGTTATTGAAAATAACAGAGAccagaaagaagagaaatactacATATAGTTTCAAGTGTTTACTCCCCTatgtgatagtgaaaatcatcATTAATATATCATATGCTTATATCAAAATATAGATTAATCCGTccaaaattcaatggtgattccCACTGCCACATAAAGGAGTAAACTTTGAAATACATGTAGCAATTCtccaaaaagaaacataaaagaagACTTCCCAACAACGAGCTCTCATCTCGACCTTATAGTAGAACAGATATCAAGGAATTATCTAATATAATTTATGAGAGCACCTTCAAATTAGTGAAAATTGATTCTATAGCTGCTGAAAAATGTAGAAAGAAAAAACTTCCGTTACCATTATCGGAATCGTGAGGTCCTGGGGATGCTTCAGGGTGGTATTGAAGAGACATGATGTTTCGTGCAGGGAAGGCAAGACCAGCACAGCTTCCATCATTAAGATTGACATGAGTTACTTCCACACCCTTTGGAAGTGATGCAGGGTCAACAGCATAGTTGTGATTCTGCcacattataaatttttgttgtaaaacaATCCCATAAAGAAAACCTATAATTTACAAATTCTCGCGTTAATTTAACTAGCTTTAAATTCACAGTTAAAAGTTGCAAATATATTAGCAGAGAAAATAAATGTGCCTACTAAATAATTTTAACCGTCCCCTATAGAAAAGCTCAAtggaaaaaacaaatacaaaccaAGTTAATAGATAAAGTCTGAGAAAATTAACACACCTGAGCACTAATCTCAACATGCCCATTACGAAGATTACGAACTGGATGATTTCCTCCATGGTGACCAAACTTCATTTTGAAGGTTTTACCACCTAATGCCTGGCCAAGCAATTGATGACCCATGCAAATTCCAAAAACAGGAGCCTTTCCCAATATTTGTTTCACTGTTTCTACGGCATATGGAACAGCAGAAGGATCTCCAGGGCCATTGCTGAAAAGAACCCCATCTGGCTTCATCTTTAGAGTCTCTGAAGCTGGCCAAGTTGAAGGGACAACCGTAATCTTACAGCCGTAGGATGCCAACCGCCTAAGTATATTATGCTTGATCCCAAAATCATATGCGACAACCTTCATTTTATACATACACAAAATAGAGATACGAGTGAATTGTCAAATCATAAGAAAAGATATAGTGCTTTGGACGAATCTTAAATAACTTTTACATGAAAAGTTTGTCCATCTCTCTGGTTGGAGTTAAAGTCCCAATCTGACTTCGTTTTATCAATCCATTCAAAAGGGGTCTGGCATGAAACACCACTTATTAAATCAACACCTGCAAAGTTTATACCAAGAAAACTAAGAACTTAAAATCTTCGGCAAGAAAACTATGGACTCAAAATTTTCCGCAGTATTTGCAAACCCTTTAAATGACTGCATGAAATTCTTACCAACAATGTCCCATGAGCGGGACAAGTCTAATAGTTCCTCATCTGCTTTTGACTCTTCTGTGCTCAAAACACCAATAAGGCTGCCATCTTGCCTCAATCTACGGGTGATTGCACGAGTGTCAACATCATCTGTAGGACAACAGAACAGCATCAACAAAATAAAGGAAGCTCAGAAGTGACAGACGAAGCTCAATAATCCATCTTATTGAATCTCCAAAGTGACTAAATAACTCATGCTATGTTGAATAGCTTACAAATCCCCATGATGTTCCTTTCTGCTAAATAATCACCAAGTGTTTCTGCACATCTCCAATTTGAAGTACTGGCAACAATATTTTAAGTGAGCACAGATCACTCAGCAAAGTTGCCAACATCAAAGTTCCAAAAGCAGCATAATCGACGCATACCTGATACTTAAACTTCTAATGACTAGACCAGCAAGGAAACATTGCTTTGATTCCTCATCATCTGACATGAGAGGCATCATGATTAGATTTTCAAGTAGTCTCCAAGAAATTAGAGTTCGcaacttaaattacaaatttcacTCACCTAAATTTACGCCAGTGTTGCCAATATGTGGGTTTGTCATCAGGACAAACTGGCCAGCATAACTAGGGTCTGTAAGAATCTCTTGATACCTGCAATATATATGCATAGCAACCATAAATCATACTGTATGTACGGTCCTGCTCAACTTCTCAACTCATAAACCTTCATTGTAAGTTCTCTTGTTATTGCTAAAAGTGTGTCTAGGCGCAATTTAAGCATATAGCGCCAAAAGAAAAGTGCTTCTTGATCCAAAAGCAACTGCAGTTAAAGTAAGAAGAGCCTGCACTTCTTGAAGAAACCTCTAAG
Protein-coding sequences here:
- the LOC132165946 gene encoding 2-oxoisovalerate dehydrogenase subunit alpha 2, mitochondrial-like isoform X2, coding for MVLDLPGGKVVLTPEMRFISESPEERAQCYRVLDNDGQLIMCSNFKKVGEEIAVKMYTDMVTLQTMDAVFYEAQRQGRISFYATTIGEEAINIASAAALTTDDLVFPQYREPGVLLWRGFTLQEFANQCFGNKADYGKGRQMPIHYGSNKLNYFTVSATIATQLPHAVGAAYSLKMDRRNACVITYFGDGGSSEGDFHAALNFAAVMEVPAIFFCRNNGWAISTPTSDQFRSDGVVVRGRGYGVRSIRVDGNDALAIYSAVHAAREMAISEHRPILIEAITYRVGHHSTSDDSTKYRPVDEIEWWRSARDPVARFRKWIESNGWWCSEAESELRNNVREQLLHAIQVAEKIEKPPLAELFMDVYDVPPSNLCEQEKLLGETVRRNPQYYPPDVSL
- the LOC132165946 gene encoding 2-oxoisovalerate dehydrogenase subunit alpha 2, mitochondrial-like isoform X1, yielding MALCLKTSRISIHCLKSKMGLLSMIKQDSCLSSLTHPQKPPFPTRNAQNFRDPDANFRMSATLFSARRLKSVKAEKQFCSLDNVDHNQVLDLPGGKVVLTPEMRFISESPEERAQCYRVLDNDGQLIMCSNFKKVGEEIAVKMYTDMVTLQTMDAVFYEAQRQGRISFYATTIGEEAINIASAAALTTDDLVFPQYREPGVLLWRGFTLQEFANQCFGNKADYGKGRQMPIHYGSNKLNYFTVSATIATQLPHAVGAAYSLKMDRRNACVITYFGDGGSSEGDFHAALNFAAVMEVPAIFFCRNNGWAISTPTSDQFRSDGVVVRGRGYGVRSIRVDGNDALAIYSAVHAAREMAISEHRPILIEAITYRVGHHSTSDDSTKYRPVDEIEWWRSARDPVARFRKWIESNGWWCSEAESELRNNVREQLLHAIQVAEKIEKPPLAELFMDVYDVPPSNLCEQEKLLGETVRRNPQYYPPDVSL
- the LOC132165946 gene encoding 2-oxoisovalerate dehydrogenase subunit alpha 2, mitochondrial-like isoform X3; translated protein: MRFISESPEERAQCYRVLDNDGQLIMCSNFKKVGEEIAVKMYTDMVTLQTMDAVFYEAQRQGRISFYATTIGEEAINIASAAALTTDDLVFPQYREPGVLLWRGFTLQEFANQCFGNKADYGKGRQMPIHYGSNKLNYFTVSATIATQLPHAVGAAYSLKMDRRNACVITYFGDGGSSEGDFHAALNFAAVMEVPAIFFCRNNGWAISTPTSDQFRSDGVVVRGRGYGVRSIRVDGNDALAIYSAVHAAREMAISEHRPILIEAITYRVGHHSTSDDSTKYRPVDEIEWWRSARDPVARFRKWIESNGWWCSEAESELRNNVREQLLHAIQVAEKIEKPPLAELFMDVYDVPPSNLCEQEKLLGETVRRNPQYYPPDVSL
- the LOC132166358 gene encoding carbamoyl-phosphate synthase small chain, chloroplastic: MGTKAMELAVSNPLCCFVSRTPPDRSPKVRAFTVRCSSPGAALALGLAERPWKAWDARLVLEDGSIWKAKSFGATGTQVGEVVFNTSLTGYQEILTDPSYAGQFVLMTNPHIGNTGVNLDDEESKQCFLAGLVIRSLSISTSNWRCAETLGDYLAERNIMGIYDVDTRAITRRLRQDGSLIGVLSTEESKADEELLDLSRSWDIVGVDLISGVSCQTPFEWIDKTKSDWDFNSNQRDGQTFHVVAYDFGIKHNILRRLASYGCKITVVPSTWPASETLKMKPDGVLFSNGPGDPSAVPYAVETVKQILGKAPVFGICMGHQLLGQALGGKTFKMKFGHHGGNHPVRNLRNGHVEISAQNHNYAVDPASLPKGVEVTHVNLNDGSCAGLAFPARNIMSLQYHPEASPGPHDSDNAFGEFIELMKRAKQNA